CTGTTGATCGACGTCTTTATGAATCGGAACGGATTTATCATCCAGACTCTAAAGTCACTCAGCTCGAAAATGATTTTTACGGACGCCTGGGCTTGGAGTTTAATCTATGAGTAAACTCCTCTTCTATGTCGCCACTTTTTGTTTGGTCAGTTCTTGTGCACCCTTCGTTGATTCGCCTTTTTCAGACAAGCTTTTGCGACCGGAAAGAAATCTCAATCAACTGGCTTTGAAAAAGATCGGGAATCCGGAAAGTGATGGAGTCATTCGCATGGCTATATATTCGGACTCGCATCAGAATTACAAAGCCACGGATAAAATGGTGTTTCAAATGAATCAGGTCAGCACATTTGATTTTGTCGCGGGACTAGGGGACTTTACCAACTCGGCTTACAACCTTGAATATGACGAGTTTATTGAAGCGATTGGGCCACTTCGCCATACCCTTATCAACGTTATCGGAAATCATGACTCGATTGGCGCCGGACCTGAGCTATATCGCAAGGCTTTTGGGCCATCTAATTTTTATTTTGAGTCAGACAATTACCGATTTATAGTTTTTAACTCAAACAACTTGGAAACCCCTCACGAGTTTGATCCGGAATGGTTGAAGGCTCGAGTCGACGAAACCGGCAAAAACATCATCATTTTTTCGCATGTGCAGCTGCGCGATTCAGACCGCTATTTTGACAGTGTGGCAACGACGCTGGGTTATGTTATCGAACATCCTCGAGTCAAAATTATCTTTAATGGGCACAATCATATTTATGATCTGTCGACGGATCACGGCACCATCATGATGCAATGTGGACGCGTGGCCGGGGAGGAAGGCACTCACTGGCTAAGTATCACAGTGCAAGGGAATCAGTTCTGTGTGACAAGAATGGATACGCTGGGGAACACATGTTTAACTATAAAGCCCTGATAGTTGGAATGATGATGTTCTTTTTTTCATCTGCGCAAGCCGATGAATGGCGTGCAGTGGTTGAGCGTTCTGGTTTTCTGGGGACCTTCGCGGCCGGGGCAAGTTATG
This portion of the Bdellovibrio sp. ArHS genome encodes:
- a CDS encoding metallophosphoesterase family protein; its protein translation is MSKLLFYVATFCLVSSCAPFVDSPFSDKLLRPERNLNQLALKKIGNPESDGVIRMAIYSDSHQNYKATDKMVFQMNQVSTFDFVAGLGDFTNSAYNLEYDEFIEAIGPLRHTLINVIGNHDSIGAGPELYRKAFGPSNFYFESDNYRFIVFNSNNLETPHEFDPEWLKARVDETGKNIIIFSHVQLRDSDRYFDSVATTLGYVIEHPRVKIIFNGHNHIYDLSTDHGTIMMQCGRVAGEEGTHWLSITVQGNQFCVTRMDTLGNTCLTIKP